One part of the Arthrobacter sp. EM1 genome encodes these proteins:
- a CDS encoding non-heme iron oxygenase ferredoxin subunit, with product MTEQPQGELVCKASEIQLKQALRILVDDFPVAIVKDSMGEIHAIGDTCSHADISLSEGEVEGCRIECWGHGSQFDLRSGEPLQLPAYDPVPVFAVTVLDDEVYVDFTNVLNGAEAPNFS from the coding sequence ATGACTGAACAGCCACAAGGCGAGCTCGTCTGCAAAGCCAGTGAGATCCAACTCAAGCAGGCGCTGCGGATCCTGGTCGACGACTTCCCCGTCGCGATCGTCAAGGACTCGATGGGGGAGATCCACGCCATCGGTGATACCTGCTCGCACGCGGACATTTCACTCTCCGAGGGTGAGGTGGAGGGCTGCAGGATCGAGTGCTGGGGCCACGGCTCACAGTTCGACCTGCGCAGCGGCGAGCCGCTGCAGCTGCCGGCGTACGACCCTGTTCCTGTCTTTGCCGTCACCGTCCTGGACGACGAGGTCTATGTGGACTTCACCAACGTCCTGAACGGTGCCGAGGCCCCGAACTTCAGCTAG
- the sufD gene encoding Fe-S cluster assembly protein SufD — protein MTDITTEKARIGAPSAQPFINGFTEEGESLSPLNSAESKSPLAGEAVKAHSHGGGVGIPDSSRAGRLTSYKLADFKPLTGMEEDWRFTPLKRLRGLHTDVLDGAAPTVSVTAPESVVVETVGREDRRIGSAAIPEDRVSANAWENFTEATVITVPAEVQVEGEVSVLLTGQGTEASAQHLVIVAEQFSKSVIVLDHQGTAVVSENIEILVGDGAQLTVISLQEWNDDAVHASSQQVKLGRDAKFKHIVVSLGGDLVRVTPSARFTAPGAEVELFGLYFADAGQHLEQRLFVDHAVANCKSNVLYKGALQGRNAHAVWVGDVLIRKEAEGTDTYEANRNLVLTDGARADSVPNLEIETGLIAGAGHASATGRFDDQHLFYLMARGIPEEVARRLVVRGFLNEIIQQIQVPAIEERLTEAVERELAATEN, from the coding sequence ATGACTGACATCACTACTGAAAAAGCCCGCATCGGCGCGCCCTCCGCCCAGCCGTTCATCAACGGTTTCACCGAGGAAGGCGAAAGCCTCTCCCCGCTGAACTCTGCGGAGTCCAAGTCGCCCCTGGCCGGCGAAGCCGTCAAGGCCCACTCGCACGGCGGCGGCGTTGGTATTCCGGACAGCTCGCGCGCCGGGCGCCTGACCTCCTACAAACTGGCGGACTTTAAGCCGCTGACCGGGATGGAAGAAGACTGGCGGTTCACCCCGCTCAAGCGGCTCCGCGGCCTGCACACCGACGTCCTCGACGGCGCTGCGCCGACCGTGAGCGTCACCGCCCCCGAAAGCGTTGTGGTCGAGACCGTCGGCCGTGAGGACCGCCGGATCGGCTCTGCCGCGATCCCCGAGGACCGTGTCTCCGCGAACGCCTGGGAGAATTTCACCGAAGCCACCGTCATTACGGTTCCGGCCGAGGTCCAGGTGGAGGGCGAAGTCAGCGTCCTGCTGACCGGCCAAGGTACCGAAGCTTCCGCGCAGCACCTGGTGATTGTTGCGGAACAGTTCTCCAAGTCCGTGATTGTCCTGGACCACCAGGGCACGGCTGTCGTCTCGGAAAACATCGAGATCCTCGTCGGGGACGGCGCGCAGCTGACGGTCATCTCGCTCCAGGAATGGAACGACGACGCCGTACACGCCTCGTCCCAGCAGGTGAAGCTCGGCCGTGACGCCAAGTTCAAGCACATCGTCGTCAGCCTGGGCGGGGATCTGGTGCGGGTGACGCCGTCGGCCCGCTTCACGGCTCCCGGCGCTGAAGTGGAACTGTTCGGCCTGTATTTCGCCGATGCCGGCCAGCACCTGGAGCAGCGCCTCTTTGTGGACCATGCAGTCGCCAACTGCAAGTCCAACGTGCTTTACAAGGGCGCCCTGCAGGGCCGCAATGCGCACGCCGTCTGGGTGGGTGACGTCCTGATCCGCAAGGAAGCAGAGGGCACCGACACGTACGAGGCCAACCGCAACCTGGTCCTCACCGACGGTGCCCGCGCCGATTCCGTGCCGAACCTGGAAATCGAGACCGGCCTGATTGCCGGGGCCGGACACGCCAGCGCAACCGGAAGGTTCGATGACCAGCACCTGTTCTACCTGATGGCCCGCGGAATTCCGGAAGAGGTGGCCCGCCGTCTGGTGGTCCGCGGCTTCCTGAACGAGATCATCCAGCAGATCCAGGTCCCGGCCATCGAGGAGCGCCTCACGGAAGCCGTCGAGCGCGAACTCGCGGCGACGGAAAACTAA